The genomic interval CGCGGGGTCGGGCAAGACCGCCGTCATGGCCGGCCGCATCGCCGTCATGCTCGCCGAAGGCGTCCCCCCGCGCGCTGTCGCCGCCGTCACCTTCACCGAACTCGCCGCGAGCGAGCTGCTGTCACGCGTCCGGGAGTTTGTCGCCGACCTCACGGCCGGCAAGATCGCGCCCGAACTGCGCGTGGCGCTGCCCAATGGTCTGTCCCAAGTCCAGCGCGACAATCTCGCCGCCGCCAGCGCCGCGATCGACGAAATCACCTGTTCGACCATCCACGGCTTCTGCCAGCGCCTGATCAAGCCCTATCCGGCGGAGGCCGACATCGATCCCGGCGCCGGCGTCGTGGACCGCAACCAGGCCGATCTCACCTTCCTCGAAATCGTCGATGGCTGGCTGCGCGAGCGCCTGTCCGGCGGCCAGGGCGGCATCCTGGCCGAGATGGTCTTGCACAGCCCTGGCGAGACCGTGGCGCTTATCCATAAGATCGCCGAGAATCTGCGCCGCCGCCGCACGCTCTCGGCTCCGCCCGTCTCCCCGCTTGGCGGCCACCTGACGGCGTTCCGCCAGGCAATCGCCGACTTCGCGGGCTTCATGGATGGCGCGGCGGCGGCCGAGCCGGAAACGGCGGCGATCGTCCAGCGGCTGGCCGAGATGGCGACCGCCTTGGCGGATGATCCCGATCCCGCAACGCCTGCGGGCCTCGTCCGCCTCCTGACCTCGCGGCCCCATCCGGACCTTTGCACCAAGGCCGGGGCCTTCGCCTCCTACCGCAAGAAGGGCAAATGGGCCGCCGCGGCGAATCAGGCCGGTCTCTCCAAGGCCGACGGTGATCGGCTGAACGACGACGCCGAGGTCCACTACACCGCCTGCTGCGACGCCTGGGTCTCGCTTGTGCAGGCCGCCGCTGGTCACACCTTGGCGGCGCTGATCGACGAAGCGCGTCCAATCCTGCAACGCTATCGCGACCACAAGCGCGCGAGCGCCCAGCTCGATTTCGACGATCTGATTTTCGCCGCGCGCGATCTGCTGCGCGACCATAGCGACGTCCGCCGCGCGCTCGGGCAGCGTTTCGCCCACGTCCTCGTCGACGAGTTCCAGGACACCGATCCCCTGCAAACCGAGATCTTCTGGCGCCTTTGCGGCGAGCCGGTCGATGGCGAGGACGACTGGACCGGGTTCCGCATTCGGCCGGGCGCGCTCTTCCTGGTCGGCGACCCCAAGCAGGCGATCTATCGCTTCCGGGGCGCCGATGTCGGCGCCTATGTGCAGGCGCGCGACGCATTCCGCGCCCAGGACCCCGGCAGCCTTCTGTCGATCTCCACCAATTTCCGCTCCTGCGCCTCGATCCTCACCTTCGTCAACGAGCGCTTCGAGGTCGCGCTCTCGGCTGGCGGGCAGCCGGGCTTCACCGCTCTCGACCCGTTCCATGACGATCGCGGCGGTCTGTGCGTGGCGGCCCTCGACATCGTCGTGGCCGACGAAAACGGCAAGGCCAGCGCCGAGCAGCAGCGTGACGCCGAAGCCGGCGCCATCGCCGATCTGTGCGCCCGGCTGATCGAAAGCCACCCCATCATCGATCGTCGCAGCGGAGCCGAGCGCCCTTGCCAGCCGGGCGACATCGCCTTGCTGGCGCCGACCGGCGCGGAGCTGTGGCGCTATGAGGAAGCCTTGGAGCGGCGCGGCGTCCCCGTGGCGACGCAGGCCGGCAAGGGGCTGTTCCGCCGCCAGGAGGTCCAGGATCTGATAGCGCTGACCCGCGTCCTCGCCGATCGCCGCGACACGCTGGCGCTCGGCGCGCTGCTCCGCGGGCCTCTGGTCGGCCTCACCGAGGAAGAACTGCTCGACATCGTGTGGGGGCTTCCGCGGTCGGAGGAGAAACCGGATCGGATTCCACGTCTGGACCTCAGCATCGACCCCGCCGTCATCGGGCACCCGCTCGCGCGCGAGGTCATCGAGCGGCTGCAATCACTGTCCCGCCGCAGCAACAGCACGACTCCGCACGAGCTGCTGTCGCAGGCCGTGGACGTGATGCGCGTGCGTCCGCTTCTCCTCGAACGCCATCGCGGCCAGGCCGAGCGCGCGCTCGCCAATGTCGATCTCTATCTCAGCCTGTCGACCGGCTACGCCGTGCGCGGCCTGCGCGCCTTCGC from Labrys wisconsinensis carries:
- a CDS encoding UvrD-helicase domain-containing protein, with translation MSSVSKVLKDDGARRDAISLHDRSILVEAGAGSGKTAVMAGRIAVMLAEGVPPRAVAAVTFTELAASELLSRVREFVADLTAGKIAPELRVALPNGLSQVQRDNLAAASAAIDEITCSTIHGFCQRLIKPYPAEADIDPGAGVVDRNQADLTFLEIVDGWLRERLSGGQGGILAEMVLHSPGETVALIHKIAENLRRRRTLSAPPVSPLGGHLTAFRQAIADFAGFMDGAAAAEPETAAIVQRLAEMATALADDPDPATPAGLVRLLTSRPHPDLCTKAGAFASYRKKGKWAAAANQAGLSKADGDRLNDDAEVHYTACCDAWVSLVQAAAGHTLAALIDEARPILQRYRDHKRASAQLDFDDLIFAARDLLRDHSDVRRALGQRFAHVLVDEFQDTDPLQTEIFWRLCGEPVDGEDDWTGFRIRPGALFLVGDPKQAIYRFRGADVGAYVQARDAFRAQDPGSLLSISTNFRSCASILTFVNERFEVALSAGGQPGFTALDPFHDDRGGLCVAALDIVVADENGKASAEQQRDAEAGAIADLCARLIESHPIIDRRSGAERPCQPGDIALLAPTGAELWRYEEALERRGVPVATQAGKGLFRRQEVQDLIALTRVLADRRDTLALGALLRGPLVGLTEEELLDIVWGLPRSEEKPDRIPRLDLSIDPAVIGHPLAREVIERLQSLSRRSNSTTPHELLSQAVDVMRVRPLLLERHRGQAERALANVDLYLSLSTGYAVRGLRAFAEAMTAAWSDEARAVEGRPDAQEEAVALFTMHAAKGLEWPIVIPINTMTGVMAPESAVIDRQTEIFYCPVLGVPPEGYDAARDAEKDELDRERIRLWYVAATRARELLVLPRLDATPSKSAWIGLVDLTLAALPGLDASHLPAGFTATAAGAANAQTRAIFAAEAETIAAGQTRLTWLAPSRDENTAGSVLREEEAALWTGSADDQPPELAAAPVQGGRERGLILHKLMEEVLTGETPEAEAALTERAGDLIHALGQSPVVDPETGLSAQELAACVIRTLALPDIAALRPGLLAEFPVYAAQAVDGVETATAGIADALTLTAEGRPAVVVDWKSDVAPAPGTLDHYRAQVRAYLDMTSAERGLIVLMTSGAVIPVLPTKPTEHEAA